From Pelmatolapia mariae isolate MD_Pm_ZW linkage group LG22, Pm_UMD_F_2, whole genome shotgun sequence, a single genomic window includes:
- the atp6v1c1b gene encoding V-type proton ATPase subunit C 1-B, with protein MTEFWLISAPGEKTCQQTWDKLMVATTRTNNLSTNNKFNIPDLKVGTLDVLVGLSDELAKLDTFVESVVKKVAQYMADVLEDSRDKVQENLLANGVDLVTYVTRFQWDMAKYPIKQSLKNISEIISKQVTQIDNDLKARASAYNNLKGNLQNLERKNAGSLMTRSLADIVKKEDFVLDSEYLITMLVVVPKTSYADWQKTYETLAEMVVPRSTKLLFEDGDSGLFSVTLFRKAVDDFKHKARENKFTVRDFQYNEEEMKADKEEMTRLSTDKKKQFGPLVRWLKVNFSEAFIAWIHIKALRVFVESVLRYGLPVNFQAMLLQPNKKNMKKLREVLYDLYKHLDSSAAIIDASMDIPGLNLSQQEYYPYVYYKIDCNLLDFKV; from the exons ATGACAGAATTCTGGTTGATCTCGGCTCCTGGGGAGAAGACCTGCCAGCAGACCTGGGACAAGCTGATGGTGGCCACTACGCGCACCAACAACCTCTCCACTAACAACAAGTTCAACATCCCTGACCTCAAg GTTGGGACTCTGGATGTCTTAGTGGGCCTGTCAGATGAGCTGGCTAAACTAGACACTTTTGTGGAAAG TGTGGTAAAGAAGGTTGCTCAGTACATGGCCGATGTTCTGGAAGACAGCCGAGACAAAGTCCAGGAGAACCTGTTGGCCAATGGAG TTGACCTGGTCACCTATGTCACCAGATTTCAGTGGGATATGGCGAAATATCCGATCAAACAGTCTCTGAAAAACATCTCTGAGATCATTTCCAAG CAAGTGACTCAGATAGACAACGACCTGAAGGCCAGAGCTTCAGCTTACAACAATCTAAAGGGAAACCTGCAGAATCTGGAGAGGAAGAATGC GGGGAGCTTGATGACCAGAAGTCTGGCTGACATAGTGAAGAAAGAGGACTTTGTGCTGGACTCAGAGTACCTGATTACCATGCTGGTGGTCGTCCCAAA GACGAGCTACGCTGACTGGCAGAAGACATACGAAACACTGGCTGAAATGGTCGTACCACGCTCCACCAA GCTGCTGTTTGAAGACGGCGACAGCGGTCTGTTCAGTGTCACCCTCTTCAGGAAAGCTGTAGATGACTTTAAACACAAGGCTAGAGAAAACAA GTTTACAGTGCGAGACTTCCAGTACAATGAGGAGGAGATGAAGGCAGACAAAGAAGAGATGACACGCTTGTCCACCGACAAGAAGAAACAGTTT GGCCCTTTGGTACGATGGCTGAAGGTGAATTTCAGTGAGGCCTTCATCGCGTGGATTCACATAAAAGCTCTACGCGTGTTTGTGGAGTCTGTGCTCAG ATATGGACTGCCAGTCAACTTCCAGGCTATGCTGCTTCAGCCCAACAAGAAGAACATGAAGAAACTCAGAGAGGTGCTGTACGACCTGTACAAGCACCTGGACAGCAGTGCTGCAATCATTGAT GCCTCCATGGACATCCCAGGGCTGAACTTGAGCCAGCAAGAGTACTATCCCTATGTTTACTACAAGATCGACTGCAACCTGCTGGATTTCAAGGTCTAG